One window of the Helicobacter sp. 11S03491-1 genome contains the following:
- the hisA gene encoding 1-(5-phosphoribosyl)-5-[(5-phosphoribosylamino)methylideneamino]imidazole-4-carboxamide isomerase encodes MLEIFPAIDLKDGQAVRLHQGDMASAKIYGNAKEFARKFQDMGSKWVHVVDLNGAFCGEPKNLKEIEAIRKSCNLKIQLGGGIRDEKTIKRYVDMGIDRLVLGSVAMKNPSFVKEMAVSYKIAVGIDAKKGMVATEGWAQTSEMQALDLAREFKSTSIDALICTDIGRDGCLNGLNIDLTLQIAKVSDHFCIASGGLKDEKDVLELEKEFKRQNIKGGVIIGKAYYEGRVDLESILKRFA; translated from the coding sequence ATGTTAGAAATATTCCCTGCTATTGATTTAAAAGATGGCCAAGCAGTTAGGCTGCATCAAGGTGATATGGCAAGTGCAAAAATTTATGGAAATGCAAAAGAGTTTGCTCGGAAATTTCAAGATATGGGATCAAAATGGGTTCATGTTGTTGATCTTAATGGTGCATTTTGTGGCGAACCTAAAAATCTTAAAGAAATTGAGGCGATTCGTAAATCTTGCAATCTCAAAATCCAACTTGGCGGAGGAATTCGTGATGAAAAAACAATAAAGAGATATGTTGATATGGGGATAGATAGGTTGGTGCTAGGATCGGTTGCTATGAAGAATCCTTCTTTTGTTAAAGAAATGGCAGTCTCATATAAAATAGCAGTTGGAATTGATGCAAAAAAGGGAATGGTTGCTACTGAGGGATGGGCGCAAACTTCTGAAATGCAAGCATTAGATTTGGCAAGAGAATTTAAAAGTACTTCTATTGATGCTTTAATTTGCACAGATATTGGTAGAGATGGTTGTTTGAATGGTCTCAATATTGATTTGACTTTACAAATAGCCAAAGTAAGCGATCATTTTTGTATTGCAAGCGGAGGGCTTAAAGATGAAAAAGATGTGTTGGAGTTGGAAAAAGAATTTAAGCGACAAAATATCAAAGGCGGTGTCATTATAGGTAAGGCTTATTATGAGGGTAGAGTAGATTTGGAGTCGATTTTAAAAAGATTTGCATAA
- a CDS encoding chemotaxis response regulator CheY, giving the protein MKLLVVDDSSTMRRIIKNTLQRLGYEDILEAEHGIEAWQLLDTTEGIEILITDWNMPEMNGLDLVKKVRSDPRYTEIPIIMVTTEGGKAEVITALKAGVNNYIVKPFTPQVLKEKLEVVLGTNE; this is encoded by the coding sequence TTGAAATTGCTGGTAGTAGATGATAGTTCTACAATGAGAAGGATTATAAAAAATACTCTTCAGCGATTGGGCTATGAGGATATTTTGGAAGCAGAACACGGTATAGAGGCATGGCAATTATTAGATACAACAGAGGGCATAGAGATCTTGATAACAGATTGGAATATGCCTGAAATGAATGGTCTTGATCTTGTCAAAAAAGTGCGCTCAGATCCCAGATATACAGAAATTCCAATTATTATGGTTACTACAGAAGGGGGAAAAGCAGAGGTAATTACTGCTTTGAAAGCAGGAGTAAACAATTATATTGTTAAGCCTTTCACCCCTCAGGTTCTTAAAGAAAAGCTTGAAGTTGTGTTGGGTACTAATGAATAA
- a CDS encoding phosphatidylserine decarboxylase, with translation MTKTQLIAKEGYKGTVILVLAVLIFLWWGWHLLIFLSFLGLFLWLFIFRNPERLASDPFNPILIAPIDGEIVKIYNDNERICILIDVNWFDVGVLRAPIGISNYEVSKINGFFLRFIQESFKNIFNTKIIFSSKQDYHFEMELYPQVFSSANIYEKSAFVANDRMGFMKLGQLMLRFPAQFLDLKANVGDKIKGGQTLIGYIK, from the coding sequence ATGACAAAAACACAACTTATTGCAAAAGAAGGTTATAAAGGCACTGTTATTCTTGTATTGGCAGTGCTCATTTTTTTGTGGTGGGGATGGCATTTGCTTATATTTTTATCCTTTTTGGGGTTATTTTTGTGGTTGTTTATTTTTAGAAATCCCGAAAGGTTGGCATCTGATCCGTTTAACCCTATTTTAATCGCTCCTATTGATGGAGAAATTGTTAAAATTTATAATGACAATGAAAGAATTTGTATTTTAATTGATGTGAATTGGTTTGATGTGGGTGTTTTGAGAGCTCCAATAGGTATTTCAAATTATGAGGTTTCAAAAATAAATGGATTTTTTTTGAGATTTATTCAAGAATCTTTCAAAAATATTTTCAACACCAAAATTATTTTTTCTTCAAAACAAGATTATCATTTTGAAATGGAGCTTTATCCCCAAGTGTTTTCTTCTGCGAATATTTACGAAAAATCTGCTTTTGTTGCTAATGACAGGATGGGGTTTATGAAATTAGGGCAGTTAATGTTGCGATTTCCTGCTCAATTTTTGGATCTTAAAGCCAATGTTGGTGATAAAATTAAAGGCGGACAAACTCTCATAGGATATATCAAATGA
- a CDS encoding acetyl-CoA carboxylase biotin carboxylase subunit translates to MEQMQKKSLQRILIANRGEIALRAIRTIQEMGKEAIAIYSTADKDTHYLDIADAKVCIGGPKSSESYLNIPAIMSVAELFDADAIFPGYGFLSENQNFVEICSHHGIEFIGPNAEVMVMMSDKSKAKDVMKEAGVPVILGSNGALKSYKEAQEVAEEIGYPVIIKAAAGGGGRGMRVVEDPKLLKNLYLAAESEALSAFGDGTIYMEKFIRNPKHIEVQILADKHGNVIHVGERDCSAQRRQQKLIEETPAIVLDTEVRKSLLETAVKAAKYIGYVGAGTFEFLLDANHKDFYFMEMNTRLQVEHTISEMVSGLDMVEWMIKIAQGEELPKQESIILKGHSIECRITAEDPEKFYPCPGKITKWIAPGGAHVRLDTHAYGGYNVPMFYDSMIGKLIVWGNNRDKAIAKMKRALREFCIEGIKTTIPFHLKMMDNADFKHSKIHTKYLEQNME, encoded by the coding sequence ATGGAACAAATGCAAAAAAAATCACTTCAACGAATTCTCATTGCCAATCGAGGAGAAATTGCGCTTAGGGCTATACGCACTATTCAAGAAATGGGCAAAGAAGCCATTGCTATTTATTCTACAGCAGACAAAGACACGCATTATCTTGATATTGCGGATGCCAAAGTATGTATTGGAGGTCCAAAATCCTCTGAAAGCTACCTCAACATACCTGCAATCATGAGTGTAGCTGAATTATTTGATGCTGATGCAATATTCCCCGGATATGGATTTTTGAGTGAAAATCAAAATTTTGTAGAAATTTGCTCTCATCATGGGATTGAGTTTATAGGTCCTAACGCAGAAGTAATGGTAATGATGAGTGACAAATCCAAAGCCAAAGATGTCATGAAAGAAGCCGGTGTCCCTGTCATTTTGGGCAGCAATGGAGCTCTTAAAAGCTACAAAGAAGCCCAAGAAGTAGCTGAAGAAATTGGTTATCCTGTCATCATCAAAGCTGCTGCAGGAGGTGGGGGAAGAGGAATGAGAGTTGTAGAAGATCCTAAGCTTTTAAAAAATCTTTACTTGGCTGCTGAAAGTGAGGCTTTAAGTGCATTTGGCGATGGGACTATTTACATGGAAAAATTCATACGCAACCCCAAGCACATAGAAGTCCAAATTCTTGCAGACAAACATGGCAATGTGATCCATGTAGGTGAGAGGGACTGCTCTGCTCAAAGAAGACAGCAGAAGTTAATTGAGGAAACTCCCGCAATAGTCCTGGATACAGAAGTGAGGAAATCTCTTTTAGAAACTGCCGTAAAAGCAGCCAAATATATTGGCTATGTAGGAGCGGGTACTTTTGAGTTTCTCTTAGATGCTAATCATAAAGATTTCTATTTTATGGAGATGAATACCCGACTTCAAGTAGAACATACTATTAGTGAAATGGTAAGTGGTCTGGACATGGTAGAATGGATGATCAAAATTGCACAAGGTGAAGAATTGCCCAAGCAAGAAAGCATTATTTTAAAAGGACATTCTATTGAATGTCGTATTACAGCTGAAGATCCTGAAAAATTTTATCCTTGTCCGGGCAAAATTACCAAATGGATTGCTCCGGGAGGCGCGCATGTAAGACTTGATACCCATGCTTATGGAGGTTATAATGTCCCTATGTTTTATGATTCCATGATTGGCAAGCTGATTGTCTGGGGAAATAATCGAGATAAAGCAATTGCAAAAATGAAAAGAGCCTTAAGAGAATTTTGTATTGAAGGGATCAAAACAACCATTCCCTTTCACTTAAAAATGATGGATAATGCTGATTTCAAGCATTCTAAAATACATACCAAATATTTAGAGCAAAATATGGAATAA
- the pssA gene encoding CDP-diacylglycerol--serine O-phosphatidyltransferase, translated as MNINPLYALPNLFTAGSIFLGIMSIMFSSNAMFEWSCWLILASMILDGLDGRVARMTHTTSKFGVEFDSLADVVAFGVAPAMLVYFYIGGEYGRYGIVVSGLFVIFGAIRLARFNIATSESEPNSFVGLPIPSAAVLIMLWILVDIKYNLFGVEYGYAILIATFILSILMVSNIRYPSFKKIKWNLKSFVILLILLAIAFLRPTEVLSVLMTLYVLYGILRWMFLIVRMFIKRF; from the coding sequence ATGAATATAAATCCCTTATACGCGCTTCCTAATTTATTTACAGCAGGGAGTATCTTTTTAGGTATTATGAGCATTATGTTCTCATCTAATGCTATGTTTGAATGGTCTTGTTGGTTAATCCTTGCTTCAATGATACTTGATGGGCTTGATGGCAGAGTTGCCAGAATGACGCATACAACAAGCAAATTTGGAGTGGAATTTGATTCATTAGCAGATGTGGTTGCATTTGGTGTTGCTCCTGCGATGCTTGTGTATTTCTATATTGGCGGAGAATATGGAAGATATGGGATTGTTGTTTCAGGCTTATTTGTGATTTTTGGAGCTATCCGACTGGCCAGATTTAATATTGCTACTTCTGAAAGCGAGCCTAACTCTTTTGTAGGGCTTCCAATCCCATCAGCAGCAGTTTTGATAATGCTTTGGATATTAGTGGATATAAAATATAATCTTTTTGGTGTCGAATATGGCTATGCAATATTGATCGCTACTTTTATCTTGAGCATCCTGATGGTAAGCAATATTCGTTACCCGAGTTTTAAAAAAATCAAATGGAATCTTAAGTCATTTGTAATATTATTAATTCTTTTAGCTATAGCTTTTTTAAGACCTACAGAAGTTTTGAGTGTTTTAATGACCCTTTATGTGCTTTATGGAATTTTGCGTTGGATGTTTTTGATTGTGCGAATGTTTATAAAAAGATTTTAA
- a CDS encoding phosphatase PAP2 family protein, which yields MNKLKIFFTILILVSMMTQVQARKKDAFEIYGDIFQFLPAMAAVYSLTQKDYKGLGYLAIGTGSVLATTFAIKYSFVGISKNHPNWAKISQRPNNGSYDGFPSGHTASAFSAAGFMQRRYGWQWGVPTTILATLVGISRITAQRHTVTQVIAGAILGYGVSYLVTDKLNKNMNINIDVDQEEISKGIYQNTYGLSVSYRF from the coding sequence ATGAATAAATTAAAAATATTTTTTACTATTTTAATCTTAGTAAGTATGATGACGCAAGTTCAAGCACGAAAAAAAGATGCATTTGAAATTTATGGAGATATTTTTCAATTTTTGCCTGCAATGGCAGCTGTCTATTCTCTGACTCAAAAAGATTATAAAGGATTGGGCTATCTGGCAATTGGGACAGGGAGTGTGCTTGCAACAACATTTGCTATCAAGTATAGCTTTGTAGGAATTTCTAAAAATCACCCCAACTGGGCAAAAATCAGTCAAAGACCCAATAATGGAAGCTATGATGGATTCCCATCAGGGCATACCGCATCAGCATTTTCCGCAGCCGGCTTTATGCAGAGACGTTATGGATGGCAATGGGGAGTTCCCACAACAATTTTAGCAACTTTGGTGGGAATTTCAAGGATTACTGCACAAAGACATACCGTCACTCAAGTTATTGCAGGAGCTATTTTGGGATATGGAGTTTCTTATCTTGTTACAGATAAACTCAACAAAAATATGAATATCAACATAGATGTTGATCAAGAAGAAATTTCCAAAGGCATCTATCAAAACACCTATGGATTGTCTGTAAGCTACAGATTCTAA
- a CDS encoding 50S ribosomal protein L11 methyltransferase, translating to MQEHYFETIIIPSDCAEVFADFIIEITGEGIEEKDIQSDISKILQHPVYFNISSLCLPQKAYIVYSVSNPQDKLIALIENLCLELSERLEHVIGFAYQTKICKNEDWIENYKNSIIPIVQGKFYIRPSWYQPLKDKIDIVIDPALAFGSGHHASTSMCLEFLCQTSLKGKDILDVGCGSGILSIGAKKLGGNVHLCDTDEFAIIESKKNFALNGLNIDKIWQGSVDKTNHLYDVVVANILADIIKILSQDFMNVLKPCSILILSGILKEYEQSVLDKFSDFKILGILNKEGWVGLKLTQK from the coding sequence ATGCAAGAACACTATTTTGAGACAATCATAATCCCCAGTGATTGCGCAGAGGTTTTTGCTGACTTTATTATTGAAATTACAGGCGAGGGGATTGAAGAAAAAGATATCCAATCAGATATTTCAAAAATTCTCCAACATCCTGTGTATTTCAATATTTCATCTTTATGCTTACCCCAAAAAGCCTACATAGTCTATTCAGTATCAAATCCTCAAGACAAGCTTATTGCTTTGATCGAGAATTTATGTCTTGAGTTGTCTGAAAGATTGGAACATGTCATTGGATTTGCCTATCAGACAAAAATTTGTAAAAATGAAGATTGGATTGAAAATTATAAAAATAGCATTATTCCTATTGTACAGGGAAAATTCTACATCCGACCAAGTTGGTATCAACCCCTAAAAGATAAGATTGATATTGTGATCGACCCTGCATTGGCATTTGGATCCGGACATCATGCAAGCACTTCTATGTGTCTTGAATTTTTATGTCAGACCTCTTTGAAAGGAAAAGATATTCTTGATGTGGGTTGTGGGAGTGGGATTTTATCTATAGGCGCTAAAAAGCTTGGGGGCAATGTTCATTTGTGTGATACTGATGAATTTGCTATTATTGAGAGTAAAAAAAATTTCGCTCTCAATGGATTGAATATTGATAAAATTTGGCAAGGTTCTGTGGATAAGACAAATCATTTATATGATGTTGTGGTCGCTAATATTTTGGCAGATATTATTAAAATTCTTTCTCAAGATTTTATGAATGTTTTAAAACCTTGCTCAATTTTGATATTATCAGGAATCTTAAAAGAGTATGAGCAATCTGTTTTAGATAAATTTAGTGATTTTAAAATACTGGGCATTTTAAACAAAGAAGGCTGGGTAGGATTAAAACTTACACAAAAATAA
- the ftsH gene encoding ATP-dependent zinc metalloprotease FtsH: MAQNNNQNPNNPNNKKPFTQNPLILFIIFAVVALIAFRIMSPDDGGLMERFGATSSKNVNYYDLKQLIKNKEVTSVSIGQTIIKATGTSANGQKIVYIAKKVQDPSLVPLLDEQKIDYSGFSESNFFTEMFGWLLPVFIILGLWMFMANRMQKNMGGGIFGMGSSKKLVNAEKPKVKFDDMAGNEEAKEEVVEIVDFLKYPDRYASLGAKIPKGVLLVGPPGTGKTLLAKAVAGEANVPFFSMSGSSFIEMFVGLGASRVRDLFEMAKKEAPSIIFIDEIDAIGKSRAAGGMISGNDEREQTLNQLLAEMDGFGSENAPVIVLAATNRPEVLDPALLRPGRFDRQVLVDKPDFNGRVEILKVHIKSVKLARDVDLQEIAKLTAGLAGADLANIINEAALLAGRGNQKEVSQKHLKEAVERGIAGLEKKSRRISPKEKKIVAYHESGHAVIAEMTEGSARVNKVSIIPRGMAALGYTLNTPEENKYLMQKHELIAEVDVLLGGRAAEDVFLGEISTGASNDLERATDIIKSMVSYYGMTDVSGLMVLEKPRNSFLGGGLGNSREFSEKTAENMDSFIKETLNQRYIHVKQTLQDYKEAIEKMVKELFDKEVIEGARVREIISEYEIQNSLNTRLVSREES, encoded by the coding sequence ATGGCACAAAACAATAACCAAAATCCAAATAATCCTAATAATAAAAAACCATTCACGCAAAATCCTTTAATATTGTTTATTATATTTGCAGTGGTTGCCTTGATTGCTTTCAGAATTATGAGCCCTGATGATGGTGGCTTGATGGAGCGTTTTGGAGCAACAAGCAGCAAGAATGTTAATTATTATGATCTAAAACAATTGATTAAGAACAAAGAAGTAACTTCTGTAAGTATTGGGCAAACAATCATTAAAGCTACAGGCACAAGCGCAAATGGGCAAAAAATAGTCTATATTGCTAAAAAAGTTCAAGATCCATCTCTTGTGCCTTTGCTTGATGAGCAAAAGATTGATTATAGTGGCTTTAGTGAATCAAATTTTTTTACTGAAATGTTTGGTTGGCTTCTGCCTGTATTTATCATTTTGGGTTTGTGGATGTTTATGGCAAATCGTATGCAAAAAAACATGGGTGGGGGTATTTTTGGAATGGGAAGTTCTAAAAAACTTGTAAATGCTGAAAAACCAAAGGTAAAATTTGATGATATGGCAGGGAATGAGGAGGCAAAAGAAGAAGTTGTTGAAATTGTAGATTTTCTTAAATATCCCGATAGATATGCTTCATTGGGTGCAAAAATACCTAAAGGAGTTTTGTTAGTAGGTCCTCCGGGAACCGGAAAAACACTTTTAGCAAAGGCTGTAGCGGGAGAAGCAAATGTCCCATTTTTTTCAATGAGCGGGAGCAGTTTTATTGAAATGTTTGTAGGACTTGGAGCAAGTAGGGTGAGAGATTTATTTGAAATGGCAAAAAAAGAAGCCCCCAGTATTATCTTTATTGATGAGATAGATGCAATTGGTAAATCTCGTGCTGCGGGGGGAATGATTAGCGGGAATGATGAGAGGGAACAAACACTCAATCAATTATTAGCAGAAATGGATGGTTTTGGTTCTGAAAATGCTCCTGTAATTGTTCTGGCAGCGACAAATAGACCTGAGGTTTTAGATCCTGCGTTGCTTAGACCGGGTCGATTTGATAGACAAGTGCTTGTAGATAAACCTGACTTTAATGGTAGAGTAGAAATTTTAAAAGTACATATCAAATCAGTTAAATTGGCGCGCGATGTAGATTTGCAAGAAATTGCAAAGCTTACAGCGGGTCTTGCTGGCGCAGATTTGGCGAATATTATCAATGAAGCAGCATTGCTTGCCGGGAGGGGCAATCAAAAAGAAGTGAGTCAAAAACATCTCAAAGAAGCTGTAGAAAGAGGTATAGCCGGATTGGAGAAAAAATCTCGCAGAATTTCTCCCAAAGAGAAAAAGATTGTTGCTTATCATGAGAGTGGGCATGCTGTGATTGCAGAAATGACAGAGGGTTCAGCAAGGGTTAATAAAGTCTCTATTATTCCCAGGGGTATGGCAGCGCTTGGTTATACATTAAACACTCCTGAAGAAAATAAATATTTAATGCAAAAACATGAATTGATTGCAGAAGTAGATGTTTTGCTTGGGGGGAGGGCTGCTGAAGATGTATTCTTGGGTGAGATTTCAACAGGGGCGAGTAATGATTTGGAGCGAGCGACAGATATTATTAAATCAATGGTAAGTTATTATGGGATGACAGATGTGAGTGGTTTGATGGTGCTAGAAAAGCCCAGAAACTCCTTTTTGGGGGGAGGACTAGGAAATTCTCGTGAATTTAGTGAAAAAACGGCTGAAAATATGGACAGCTTTATTAAAGAGACTTTAAATCAACGCTATATTCATGTCAAACAAACATTGCAAGACTATAAAGAAGCTATTGAAAAAATGGTTAAAGAATTGTTTGATAAAGAAGTTATTGAAGGGGCAAGAGTGCGAGAGATTATTTCTGAATATGAAATTCAAAATTCCCTCAACACACGCTTAGTAAGCAGAGAAGAGAGTTAG
- the dcd gene encoding dCTP deaminase, producing the protein MGLKSDNWIKEMSLHHGMIDPFCEEQFGQNVVSFGLSSYGYDIRVGDEFMIFTNVGATIVDPKDFDHSNVVKINAAKEGYCVVPPNSFALARTVEYFKMPRDTLGICLGKSTYARCGIIVNVTPFEPEFEGHITIEISNTTPLPAKIYANEGIAQVLFLQADEACKVSYKDKSGKYQGQQGITLPKILK; encoded by the coding sequence ATGGGTTTAAAATCCGATAATTGGATCAAAGAAATGAGTCTCCATCATGGCATGATAGATCCTTTTTGTGAAGAGCAATTTGGGCAAAATGTTGTTAGTTTTGGGTTGAGCAGTTATGGTTATGATATTAGAGTTGGGGACGAATTTATGATTTTTACGAATGTTGGGGCAACAATAGTTGATCCTAAAGATTTCGATCATAGTAATGTTGTGAAAATTAATGCAGCCAAAGAAGGCTATTGTGTCGTGCCTCCTAATTCTTTTGCGCTGGCAAGGACGGTAGAGTATTTTAAGATGCCCAGAGATACTCTTGGGATTTGTTTGGGAAAAAGTACCTATGCAAGATGCGGGATTATCGTGAATGTAACACCATTTGAACCTGAATTTGAAGGTCATATCACAATAGAAATTTCTAATACAACGCCCTTGCCTGCAAAAATATATGCCAATGAAGGGATCGCTCAAGTGTTATTTTTGCAAGCAGATGAGGCTTGTAAGGTAAGTTACAAAGATAAAAGCGGTAAATATCAAGGACAGCAGGGGATTACTTTGCCTAAAATTTTAAAATAA
- the accB gene encoding acetyl-CoA carboxylase biotin carboxyl carrier protein codes for MNLAEIKKLIEIFNHSDIMRLNLKQDDFEIKLDKQSSCVQTPASIQSHVSLANHQPVHIGTTTPNAAPSNATTNSESEEFITSPMVGTFYRCPSPDSAPYVNVGDTIKKGQTIGIIEAMKIMNEIEAECDCKVISLEVNDAQPVEFGTKLVKVEKI; via the coding sequence ATGAACCTCGCAGAAATAAAAAAACTCATTGAGATTTTTAATCATTCAGACATCATGCGTTTAAACCTTAAGCAGGATGATTTTGAAATCAAACTTGATAAGCAATCTTCCTGTGTTCAAACACCTGCATCTATCCAATCCCATGTGTCTCTAGCCAATCATCAACCTGTCCATATTGGAACAACAACGCCAAATGCAGCCCCATCAAATGCAACAACAAATTCTGAAAGTGAAGAGTTTATTACTTCTCCAATGGTAGGGACATTTTATCGATGCCCATCTCCGGATTCTGCTCCTTATGTCAATGTTGGAGATACTATCAAGAAAGGTCAAACTATAGGTATCATTGAAGCGATGAAAATTATGAATGAAATTGAGGCAGAATGTGATTGCAAAGTGATTAGCCTGGAAGTCAATGACGCTCAACCCGTAGAGTTTGGCACAAAGCTTGTTAAAGTAGAGAAAATTTAA
- the pseC gene encoding UDP-4-amino-4,6-dideoxy-N-acetyl-beta-L-altrosamine transaminase, translated as MNPYSTQLIEEDDKKAVLHALSSPHLTQGALIEEFETKLSEYLGIKYILVFNSATSALYATYKAIGLDANHHALTSPISFVATANMILECGSLPIFCDIKRDGNINENLIESLITPQTKAIVSVDYAGNSVEAQSIQSICKKYNLAFVSDSSHAFGGEYHQQKIGTLADATIFSLHAIKPITTAEGGILATNNSAIYEQAKLIRSHGVIKKKLWNTDVITSGFNFRMTDLQAALGISQLKKIQRFLNIREEIAQFYDKAFISNPYFFTLHQNLLHKTTNHLYPIILAPEFWCSKEELFKNLQQEGLGVQVHYKPIYEFSLYRQILGEIELPNARDFYRAEISIPCHQKMNLNTAKETVDKILRVFEKLKICKE; from the coding sequence ATGAATCCTTATAGCACACAGCTTATTGAAGAAGATGATAAAAAAGCAGTCCTTCATGCCCTCTCAAGCCCCCATCTCACTCAAGGTGCTCTCATTGAAGAATTTGAAACCAAACTTTCAGAGTATTTAGGCATCAAGTATATACTTGTTTTTAACTCTGCAACCTCAGCTCTTTATGCTACTTATAAAGCAATTGGATTGGATGCCAATCACCATGCCCTCACCTCTCCTATTAGTTTTGTTGCTACAGCTAATATGATTCTTGAATGTGGATCTTTGCCGATATTTTGTGATATAAAAAGAGATGGAAATATCAATGAAAATCTAATAGAGTCTCTCATTACTCCTCAAACAAAAGCCATTGTAAGTGTTGATTATGCAGGCAATAGCGTTGAAGCACAAAGCATCCAATCTATTTGCAAAAAATATAACCTTGCTTTTGTCTCTGATAGCTCCCATGCATTTGGAGGAGAATACCATCAACAAAAAATCGGCACACTTGCAGATGCAACTATTTTTAGCCTTCATGCTATCAAACCTATTACAACCGCGGAAGGGGGGATACTTGCCACCAATAATTCTGCAATCTATGAACAAGCCAAACTGATCCGTTCTCATGGCGTTATCAAGAAGAAACTCTGGAACACAGATGTCATCACAAGCGGGTTTAACTTTCGAATGACAGATTTACAAGCAGCCTTAGGTATCTCGCAACTCAAAAAAATTCAAAGATTTTTGAATATTCGTGAAGAAATTGCACAATTTTATGATAAGGCTTTCATATCTAATCCTTATTTTTTTACATTACATCAAAATCTATTACACAAAACAACCAACCATCTTTATCCCATTATTCTTGCACCGGAATTCTGGTGCTCCAAAGAAGAATTATTTAAGAATCTCCAACAAGAAGGGCTTGGAGTTCAAGTCCATTACAAACCCATTTATGAATTTAGCTTATATAGGCAAATTTTAGGAGAGATTGAGCTCCCTAATGCAAGAGATTTTTATCGCGCAGAAATTTCAATACCTTGCCATCAAAAAATGAATTTAAATACGGCAAAAGAAACTGTGGATAAAATCTTGAGAGTTTTTGAAAAACTCAAGATATGTAAAGAATAA